GTCCAAGAACCGATCGGTTCCTGAACAACAGGGCAGCCGGCGAAGGCGATCTCGTCACCGATTCCGGCGGCGCGGTAGCGGTCCCGGTCCTCGGTCCAGGAGGCCGGGATGTAGAGCTCACGGTCGGTCAAGGCCCGGCCCTTGGGGGAGGCATAGGCCAGGAAGGTGCCGATCTTGAAGGTGTGGCACTGCCTGGCGCGTTTCGGGGCGCCCGGGAAGGCCGACAGGGCCATCAGGGTCGCGGCAGCGGAGGTGAAGTGCCCCTTGTCCTTGCCGCCGTCGTAGCCGCTGAACCCGATCCGGCGCCTGACATCGGGAGGCCCGTGGGAATCCCGGGCAGCGGCCGGCCGTACGGGGCGGCGTGCGTGCGTCAGACGAAGCACTCCAGGATCAGCGGCAGATCCTTCAGCCACTCCTTGAGGCGGGCCCGCCTGCGAGCGGCGAGCAGGGACTGGTGGGTGCTGCCGTTGTGGAGGCGGACGGTGACCTTGAGGTGTTTGGGGCCCTCGACCGCGTACTCGACGGTGCTGATCTCCGCCCAGGTGAACGCCTGGTCCCCGGCCTTCGAGCCGAGCACGACACCCTCGGCGTCGACCAGGAGGGAACTCTCCGGGGCAAGCGCCACGAAGGCGAGGTCGCTGTCGTCCGGTGCGTCGCCCACGGGGGCGGCCTCGGTGGGCGCCTGGTGCAGGGGGACGGCGTTGGACGGTGCGTAGGCGGGCAGCGGGGGAATCGCCACGGTGGGGGAGTACGTCGTACCGTCCGGCACCAGCAGGTTCAACACGCCGTCCGGTGTGGGCCGTTGGTCCGGTTCCTTGGCGAGGCACGCCGCCAGGACCGGCCGCAGGCCGTCCGGCACCGCGGACAGGTCCGGTGCCTCGTGCACCGACCGGTACATCAGGCCCATCGGCGTACCCGCACCGAACGCGCTGCCGCCCGCCGCCGCGACGAGCACCGCCCCCAGCGCGAATACATCCGCGGCGCCGCCGACCTCAAGCCCCTGCGCCTGCTCGGGCGCCAGGAACCCCGGCGTCCCGAACGCCACACCGGTGGCCGTCAGACGGGTCGACTCCAGCGCCCGCGCGATGCCGAAGTCCAGGACCCGCGGGCCGTCCGCGGCCATGATGATGTTGCTGGGCTTCAGATCACGGTGCACCAGGCCGCAGCCGTGGATCGCCACCAGCGCCTCGGCGAGCGCCGCGCCCAGCTGCCGCAGCCGCGCCTCGTCCATCGGCCCCTCGGCTTCGAGCAGCGCGGCGAGCGTGGGCCCGGGAACGTACGCCGTGGCCAGCCAGGGCGCCACCGCCCCCGGGTCCGCGTCCACCACCGGGGCGGTGTGGAAGCCGCCCACGCTGCGCGCGGCCGCGACCTCGGCCCGGAACCGCTCCCGGAAGTGCGGGTCGGCCGCGAGCTCCGGGCGCGCCACCTTCACGGCCACCGCACGCCCGCCGCGCGAACGCGCGAGATACACGGTGCCCATCCCGCCGGCCCCCAGCTCCCGTTCCACGGCATACCCGCCGATACGATCCGGCAGGCCCGCACCGTTCACCCCGTGCCCCATGCGCTGTAAGCCTTTCCCTGTGCTCGGCGCATCAGTATGACTCAGCGCCCGGGGCCCCGGCGCCGGTGGTGCGGGCGGTACGACAGCTACCAAGTCCCGTCACGCCAGATGCGGTTGCAGTAGGCGTGACGGGTCTTGGTTGCTCTCGTTGATGTGACTGTGTGCTGATGCGTTGACGATGGAGCAGGTCGAGTCGTGGTCCGAGGGGATAGCCGGGTTCCATGCCCGCTTCGCCCGTCATTTCGGCAGGTCGGAGCCCCGGGATCGCGCTCTGGACTATCTGACCGGCCTGCTCGTCCCGTTGGAGAAGAAGAATGCCTGGACCATGGCCGAGCAGGTCGGTCAGCTCCGGCCGGACGGCGTTCAGCGCCTGCTGAACCACTCCGAATGGGACGAGAACACCGTCCGTGACGATCTGCGCGAGTACGTCGTGGAGACCATCGGTGACAAGAACGCCGTCCTGATCGGGGATGACACCGGCTTCCTGAAGAAGGGCACCAAGTCCGCCGGCGTCCAGCGGCAGTACAGCGGAACCGCCGGACGCACGGAGAACTGCCAGATCGGCACCTTCCTGGCCTATGCCTCCCCCAAGGGCCGGGCCTTGATCGACCGTGAGCTCTACATCCCGGCCTCCTGGACCGAGGACCGGGACCGCTGCCGCGCCGCCGGGATCGGTGACGAGATCGCCTTCGCGACCAAGAACGAACACTTCCGCTGGATGCTGCAGCGCGCCATCGATGCCGGCATCCCGTTCGCGTGGGTCACCGCGGACGAGGCGTACGGGCAGGTCAAGCACACACGGTTCTGGCTGGAGGAACGCGGCGTCGCCTACGTCCTGGCCACCAAGGTCAACGACACCGTGATCACCACCCAGGGCGGGGAGTCCCGTATCGACGCCCTCGTCGCGGTGCAGCCCCACCAGCGGTGGAAGCGACTGTCGGGCGGCGCCGGCGCCCACGGCGAGCGGATCTACGACTGGGCCCGCGTCCCGATCCGGTACGCCTGGGAGAACGGCTTCGGGCACTGGGTCCTGGCCCGACGCTCCGTCGATAACCCGAGCGAGATCGCCTACTACGTCTGCTTCGGGCCGGTCACCTCGCGCCAGAAAGACCTGGTCAGGGTGGCTGCCGCACGGTGGGCGGTCGAGGAGTGCTTCCAGAGCGCGAAGGGCGAGTGCGGCCTGGACCACTACCAGGTCCGCCTCTATCGGGCCTGGTATCGCCACATCACCCTGGCCATGGCCGCGCACGCCTACCTGACCGCCGCCCGCGCCGCAGAAGCCATAAAAGGGGCACCGAAGGCGACGAGCAAGACCTCATACCCCTCAGCGTCCCGGAGATCCGCCGGCTGATGGGCCACGCCCTCGTCACGCGCCACTGCCACAGCAACGACCACCGCCTGCACTGGTCACACTACCGACGACGAAGCCAAGCCCGAGCCCGCAGATCCCACTACAAACGCCGAGGCCACAACCTCCAGATGCGGCTGCAGTACTAACTACCCGGCTTTGGGGTAACGCCCCACAGGCTCACGTGCTGGGGGCTGTTATCGCTGCGGCGGGGCCGCGTTGAGAGCGGGGGGTTTTGTCGCCCACGCGCTTGGGTTCGATGGTGCGGGGGTCGACGGCTTCGCCCGGGGCGCCTTCGTGGTAGGGCCCGTCGGGGTTGGCGTCGCGGTCGTGCGGGAGAAGGAAGAAGACGCGGCGGAGTTGGAGGCCGCTGTCGGGGTCGGCTTCGGCGTGGGCGTCGAGTTCGGTGTAGCCGACCATGCGGCCGTCGCGTTCGTAGCGGGGCTTGCCGCGGCGGCGGGCGGTCTTGTCGAGGGCCTGGCGTACGTAGTCGAGGTCGTCGGGGTTCTCCAGCCACACCACGGCACTCTCGTGGCGGAGGTCGCTCTCGTTCAGCAGCGAGCTCATGGCTGCAGCCCCTTTTCGTTGTCGACGGCCAGTTGCGGGCCGGGGTGGATGTGGTGAGCACGATCCCTGGTGGGGGCACCGTGTTCATGGTAGGCCGGGTTGGCGGGTGTGTGTCGGGCGCTCTGGTCAGGCATGGCCGGCCTGGGGTTCGTCGTCGGTGAGAAGTCCGAGGCCGGGGTAGTACTTCTTGCCGCTGGACTTCATCATGTCGGCGGGTGAGGCGAGGGAGAGTTCCTGGCGTACGCGGGTGGCGAAGGCGCGGGCGGTGGCGGGGCGGATGCCTTCGCCGGCGCTGCACCAGCTGCTGTAGGTGGCATACAGCAGGCCTTGTTCAACGCGGAGGTCGCCCAGGGCACGTTCGGCGACGCGGTCGCCGTTGTCGGTGGTGCAGCATTCGGTGAGGAAGCGGCCGATGTGGTCTTCGGTGGTGGCGTAGGCCTCGGTAGCGCTGCGGACGGTCGCGGGTCCGGCGAGAGGGTCGCGGGTATCGAGGTAAAGCTCGGCGCCTTCGATGAGCCACTGCAGAATGCCGGGGCCTTCGCTCTGGACGAGATCCTTGGCCAGGTTGTCGATCTTGCGGGCGGCGGGGACGACGCGTTCGAAGGGGATCAGGCGGATCCGTCGCCAGAAGGCGTGGCCGCCGGTGCCGACCTCAGGACGGTGGTTGCCGAGCAGCCAGAGTTTGTGGGTGGGGTTGAAGCTGAAGAAGTCCTGGCGCATGCGGCGGGCCATGATGCGGTCGCCACCGGTCAGGAGCTTGACCCGGGATTCGTCGAACTTGTCGTTGGGCTTCAGTTCGGAGCACACGACGATGCGCCGGCCGTGGAGTTCGGTGAGTTCGGTGGAGTGCTCGGAGAACTTGCCCTTCTCCATGAGGAAGCCGGGCGGGGCGGCCTGGGCGTAGTCGCCGAGGATCTGGGTCATGACATCGAGCAGGACGGACTTGCCGTTGGCGCCGGTGCCGTAGAGGAAGGGCAGGACCTGGGCGCCGACGTCGCCGGTGACGGAGTAGCCGAGGAGCAGGTGGAGGAAGTGGATGGTCTCCTCGCCCTTGGCGTCGTCGCCGAAGGTGTCGTGGAGGAAGCGGTGCCAGCGGGGGGTGGGCATCGTCTCGGGGGCGACGCTGGTGGCCCGGGAGTGCATGTCGGCTTCGGGGTCGGGCTTGTGGAGGTGGCCGGTGTGGAGGTCGACGACGCCGCCCGGGGTGCACAGGGCGTAGGGGTCGCCGTCCAGGACGTCGGGGTCCAGAGCGAGTGCCGGGGAGGCTTTGGCCTGGGTGAGCATGGCCTTGATACCGGGGGTCGACATGGAGCGTCGGCGGTGGGAAGCGAGGTCGCGGTCGGTGAACTGGCCGGTCGGGTCGGTGGCGGGCATCTGCTCGGCCAGATCACCCGCCGCCCATACTGCGGCCTTCTCACCTCCGGTGCGCTTCCAGCGGTACTGGTCCCAGTGGTACCAGCCAAGGCCTTCGACGTGGCGGAACTGGTCGCCGAACATCACCGCGAACAACTTGGCGTTGCCGCGGTCGGTGAGCAGTCCCGGAAGCTGGCCCGACTGCGTTGGTGGCTCGTGAACGGCCGCGGTAGCGGTTCTCTGTTGGGCGGGCAGGCTGGGGTGTGCCGCCTGGACTTCGAGATCGAGCATCTGCTGCGCTGCGGCAGTGGCGTCGAAGCGTGGGCTGTCGGCGCTGCTCATGGGCGTCCTTTGAAATGGAGCGGCCGGCTTGCGCCGGCGGACAGGGCAGAGGTGATGACGGCGAGGCTGTGGCGGCTGCGATGGGGACGAGCAGCGTCGGCTGCCGCGGTCAGCAAGTTGCGTGCTTCGCTGTCGGTGAGGTGGCCGGAGGCGATCAGGCCGCCGGCGGTGTAGGCAGCGCGGTTGAGTTTCTCAGTGAAGGCGGTGCCCTCAGTGGCGGCAGCGCAGTCCTTCACCTGGTCGAGCAGCGGTTCCAGGAGCCGGTTGGCGCGCTGACGGGCGGGGCGTGGGGAGCCGGGGCGTGGTGGCGGAACCGGGGCAGGTCCGTTGTTAACCGGGTGGCCTGTGCGCTGGAGTTCGGTGGCAAGCCAGTGGGGCAGGATTGCGGGGAGCCGGGCTGCGCCGACCGGGCTGTATGTGCCCGCGGAGGTGCGGGTAGCGGGGGTCACAATGTAGCCACCAGTGGACCGGACATCGACTTGCCAGGCGAGGGCGACCTTCGGGCTGGAACCCACCGAGGAGCGGTAGCGCGGGCCTTCAGAGGGAGTCCGGTACCAGACGTGCAATCCGCCTGACGGAGTTCGCACGCGCAGGGTGGAGTTGTCGTCTGCTGGGCTTTGCTGGTTGCGGAGCGCGGCCAGCAGGGCGAGGGTGTCGAACCCAGAGGCAAGGCCTGCCAGGTTGACGCTCTCGTGGATCGGGATGCCGGGCAGAAGCCGGTTCCGGTCGGGGACTTCGGCGCTGTGAGCGTCGATGTCGAGGACGACGAGGCCTGCCGGACCACAGGAGACTCCGACTCCGAGTGTGGGGTGTTTGCCCCACCAGGCGTCCAGGAGAGCAAGTTTCGTGGTCGCTGCGTGAAAGCCGTGGCACCACCGGCCTGCTGGATGGCAGGGACAATCCTGAGGGCGGTGGGGCTCGTCCCGGCACGTCGGGCAGTTGGCGGCCGGGGTCTTGCGGCCAGGGGCCAGCGGGTGCACTGGCCAGCCGTTCCCGGCGCACCAGCGGGCAACGTCGTAGGGACTCGCGGTTCCCGTGGAGCGGGGAACGCTGGTCTCACTTTGACGCGGCACGCTGATCGTCCTTGCCGAGGGGCTAATAGCCTGTTCAGTCCCTAAGGTAAAAGACCAGGTCACAGCGTTGCTACTGCCAGGCGAGGGACCGAAGGGACTGAGATTTCCAATGAGGTCAGAGCCTACATCAGCGGTCTGGGCGCGGGTGTAGCCGTTTCCCGACTTGGGTCCCTTCAGTCCCTTCGCCACCTGGGGAGTTGGCATGCCTGCTTCTTGGACAAAGCGGCTGATCAGGCCAGTCAGCCGGGCGTGTCGGGTCCTGGCGTCTGGCGGGGTAGAGAGGGACTGAAGGCTTCAGGCACATTTTGGTCCCCGGTTCAGTCCCTCACGGAAAAGCGCAGGTCACAGGGCATTTGAGGCTCGACCGAGGGACCGAAGGGACTGAAAGTCGCAGTTATGAACTGCTCACGATAGAAGACCTCATGTCTCACGCGTCCGCATGCACGCGCACCCGTGATGATCGGAACTGGGTTTTTCGGTCCCTTCAGTCCCTTGAGTCCCCCGCCCAGACAGAGCAGATGCCTCTGAGCTGCGCTTTTGTCGAGGGACCGAACCAGGGACTCAACGAGACCGATCTCCGCGCAGGGAACTCTGAAGCGTGGAGACTAGAGCCAGGGGAAGAGCATGCCCTGTGCTCACCGCAGTGAACGATGCCGCTGGGGGCGAGGTCGGCGAGATGCTCCTCCTCGGTCCACGGCTGACTCAAAGATGCCCTGGAACGCTGGACCGCCTGGAGTTCTACTCCAGCGACGACCGGCCCTGGACCTGCCTCAGACTGTGTACTGCGTACTGTTCGCACTGCGCTCTCGCAGCGAGTCCGGTGGCCGGATCGAGATGGGCCAGAATCAGATCGCGGCCCTGCTGGGCCTGAGCCGCCCCAGCGTCACGTCCGGCCTCCGTGAACTGATACTCGCTCGCCTGGTCACCAAGCAGCGCAACGGCGTGTACCGGATCAACGCGATGCTCGCCGGCTACGAGTCGACTGCAGCGGCGCAGCGCGCCATCGATGACATGGACGTCGACGACCGACTGGACGACCCGGACTTCGCCGCCCGGTACCACCAGGCCGTCGAGGACTACCGCGAACAGCTCGCCCTCGAACGCCGCAAGAAAGCCGGGTCGTGCAAATGCTGCGCTGCACCACGAACCACCATCCCAGCCACCACCACGACGATCAGCAGCACCATGCAGCAGCCGCAGGTGACCTCTGACAAGTAATCTTGACCGATTGCCAGACGACTTTGACCGCCCGGTTCAGGCCGCTTCGTCTGTTCCTACTCGCCGTCGCTGGTGGTCCGGTTCAGACTCTGGCGCCGGTTCTTCTCGGAGCGACGCACCAGCTCGCTCGCGGCGAGCGTCACGGTCGCCACGCCGCGGACCCAGCGGGGCCCGCCGCGCTCCGCCCACACCACACACGCACACCCGCCGGCGGCGAGCACCAAGACGCCGAGCAGCACCAGGCCGACCATGTTCCCCACCTCTGCGTTCATTCGTACGGTCCCGCTGATCATCTCAGGCCGGGAAG
The sequence above is a segment of the Streptomyces sp. NBC_01224 genome. Coding sequences within it:
- a CDS encoding MarR family transcriptional regulator, with protein sequence MGQNQIAALLGLSRPSVTSGLRELILARLVTKQRNGVYRINAMLAGYESTAAAQRAIDDMDVDDRLDDPDFAARYHQAVEDYREQLALERRKKAGSCKCCAAPRTTIPATTTTISSTMQQPQVTSDK
- a CDS encoding DUF6009 family protein: MSSLLNESDLRHESAVVWLENPDDLDYVRQALDKTARRRGKPRYERDGRMVGYTELDAHAEADPDSGLQLRRVFFLLPHDRDANPDGPYHEGAPGEAVDPRTIEPKRVGDKTPRSQRGPAAAITAPST
- a CDS encoding IS701 family transposase — translated: MEQVESWSEGIAGFHARFARHFGRSEPRDRALDYLTGLLVPLEKKNAWTMAEQVGQLRPDGVQRLLNHSEWDENTVRDDLREYVVETIGDKNAVLIGDDTGFLKKGTKSAGVQRQYSGTAGRTENCQIGTFLAYASPKGRALIDRELYIPASWTEDRDRCRAAGIGDEIAFATKNEHFRWMLQRAIDAGIPFAWVTADEAYGQVKHTRFWLEERGVAYVLATKVNDTVITTQGGESRIDALVAVQPHQRWKRLSGGAGAHGERIYDWARVPIRYAWENGFGHWVLARRSVDNPSEIAYYVCFGPVTSRQKDLVRVAAARWAVEECFQSAKGECGLDHYQVRLYRAWYRHITLAMAAHAYLTAARAAEAIKGAPKATSKTSYPSASRRSAG
- a CDS encoding serine/threonine-protein kinase, whose product is MGHGVNGAGLPDRIGGYAVERELGAGGMGTVYLARSRGGRAVAVKVARPELAADPHFRERFRAEVAAARSVGGFHTAPVVDADPGAVAPWLATAYVPGPTLAALLEAEGPMDEARLRQLGAALAEALVAIHGCGLVHRDLKPSNIIMAADGPRVLDFGIARALESTRLTATGVAFGTPGFLAPEQAQGLEVGGAADVFALGAVLVAAAGGSAFGAGTPMGLMYRSVHEAPDLSAVPDGLRPVLAACLAKEPDQRPTPDGVLNLLVPDGTTYSPTVAIPPLPAYAPSNAVPLHQAPTEAAPVGDAPDDSDLAFVALAPESSLLVDAEGVVLGSKAGDQAFTWAEISTVEYAVEGPKHLKVTVRLHNGSTHQSLLAARRRARLKEWLKDLPLILECFV
- a CDS encoding bifunctional DNA primase/polymerase — protein: MPRQSETSVPRSTGTASPYDVARWCAGNGWPVHPLAPGRKTPAANCPTCRDEPHRPQDCPCHPAGRWCHGFHAATTKLALLDAWWGKHPTLGVGVSCGPAGLVVLDIDAHSAEVPDRNRLLPGIPIHESVNLAGLASGFDTLALLAALRNQQSPADDNSTLRVRTPSGGLHVWYRTPSEGPRYRSSVGSSPKVALAWQVDVRSTGGYIVTPATRTSAGTYSPVGAARLPAILPHWLATELQRTGHPVNNGPAPVPPPRPGSPRPARQRANRLLEPLLDQVKDCAAATEGTAFTEKLNRAAYTAGGLIASGHLTDSEARNLLTAAADAARPHRSRHSLAVITSALSAGASRPLHFKGRP
- a CDS encoding DNA primase family protein — protein: MSSADSPRFDATAAAQQMLDLEVQAAHPSLPAQQRTATAAVHEPPTQSGQLPGLLTDRGNAKLFAVMFGDQFRHVEGLGWYHWDQYRWKRTGGEKAAVWAAGDLAEQMPATDPTGQFTDRDLASHRRRSMSTPGIKAMLTQAKASPALALDPDVLDGDPYALCTPGGVVDLHTGHLHKPDPEADMHSRATSVAPETMPTPRWHRFLHDTFGDDAKGEETIHFLHLLLGYSVTGDVGAQVLPFLYGTGANGKSVLLDVMTQILGDYAQAAPPGFLMEKGKFSEHSTELTELHGRRIVVCSELKPNDKFDESRVKLLTGGDRIMARRMRQDFFSFNPTHKLWLLGNHRPEVGTGGHAFWRRIRLIPFERVVPAARKIDNLAKDLVQSEGPGILQWLIEGAELYLDTRDPLAGPATVRSATEAYATTEDHIGRFLTECCTTDNGDRVAERALGDLRVEQGLLYATYSSWCSAGEGIRPATARAFATRVRQELSLASPADMMKSSGKKYYPGLGLLTDDEPQAGHA